One genomic region from Paramormyrops kingsleyae isolate MSU_618 chromosome 24, PKINGS_0.4, whole genome shotgun sequence encodes:
- the LOC111860858 gene encoding neutral alpha-glucosidase AB-like isoform X1: MATFILSRLEMVWFLVAGVLLVLNGVRAVDRSNFKTCDQSSFCKRMRTMGLDQSPYRAILETLELSDSRLTLQLINDNNKVRLLLELYRLQGNMTRLKINELKPLRSRFEVPDVLVGEPPTKPLSMVSRDEAGVVLSLGTDAHQLVLNARPFRLDIVEGARVLLSVNGRGLLAFEHLRPRKDTLSKISSTVGSMWDSIKNMFSSNTQKDSEGEETTEGAQEQGEEREEEEPGMWEETFKSHVDSKPNGPSSISLDFSLPGVEHVYGIPEHAENLRLKTTDKGDPYRLYNLDVFQYELYNPMALYGAVPVLLSHNAQRTMGIFWLNAAETWVDISANTAGKTLSGKVLDHAQVPSDAPQTDVRWFSESGIIDVFIMLGPKPSDVFTQYASLTGTQSFPPLSTLGYHQCRWNYNDQEDVRAVDAGFDEHDIPYDFIWLDIEHTDGKRYFTWDAANFPQPRDMLRGLQDKRRKMVAIVDPHIKVDSGYRIHNEIRSRNLYVKDKDGGNYEGWCWPGTAGYPDFTDPEMRAWWASMFAYDKYEGSMENLYTWNDMNEPSVFNGPEVTMHKDAIHGTWEHRDVHNLYGLYVQMATAEGLIQRSGGVERPFVLTRAFFAGSQRYGAVWTGDNAAEWGHLKISIPMCLSLGLVGISFCGADVGGFFKNPGPELLVRWYQTGAYQPFFRAHAHLDTPRREPWLFGPQNTALIRDAVRQRYALLPYWYQLFYHAHRTGEPVMRPLWVEYPQDVATFTIDDQFLLGRHLLVHPVTEQGSQGVSVYLPGVGEVWYDAHTFRRHDGDQNLFVPVTLSSIPVFQRGGSIIPRKVRIRRSSTCMENDPYTLYVALSPQGTADGEIYIDDGHTFNYDRQKQFIHRRLTFANSSLSSSNLSTDSQFTTASWIERVLILGGQEPSAVTLRTADGSRSLEFEFDAATSVLTIHKPGVNAGSDWTVLLQ; the protein is encoded by the exons ATGGCGACGTTTATTCTAAG CCGACTGGAGATGGTCTGGTTTCTCGTGGCCGGGGTCCTCCTGGTGCTCAACGGCGTCCGAGCCGTGGACCGCAGCAACTTCAAAACGTGCGATCAGAGTTCCTTTTGCAA GCGTATGAGGACAATGGGGCTGGACCAGTCCCCGTACAGGGCCATTCTGGAAACGCTGGAGCTCAGTGACTCCCGACTCACTCTGCAGCTTATCAATGACAACaacaag GTGAGGCTGCTTCTGGAGCTGTACCGGCTGCAGGGCAACATGACCCGGCTGAAGATCAACGAGCTGAAGCCCCTCAGGTCTCGCTTCGAAGTGCCCGACGTCCTCGTTGGCGAGCCGCCCACCAAGCC GCTGTCGATGGTGTCGCGGGACGAGGCCGGCGTGGTGCTCTCTCTGGGCACGGACGCCCACCAGCTGGTGCTCAACGCCCGGCCCTTCCGCCTGGACATTGTGGAGGGTGCGCGGGTGCTGCTGTCGGTGAATGGGCGCGGCCTGCTGGCGTTCGAGCACCTGCGGCCGCGCAAGGACAC TCTCTCTAAAATAAGTAGCACGGTCGGTAGCATGTGGGATTCGATCAAGAACATGTTTTCTAG TAACACTCAGAAGGACTCTGAGGGAGAGGAGACCACAGAAGGAGCCCAGGAGCAAGGAGAGGAACGG gaggaggaggagccaggAATGTGGGAGGAGACGTTCAAGTCTCACGTGGACAGCAAACCCAACG GACCGTCCTCCATCAGTCTGGACTTCTCCCTGCCTGGAGTGGAGCATGTCTATGGAATTccagaacatgcagaaaacCTCCGGCTGAAAACCACAGA TAAAGGAGACCCGTACCGACTGTACAACCTGGACGTGTTTCAGTACGAGCTGTACAACCCCATGGCGCTGTACGGGGCCGTGCCCGTGCTCCTGTCCCACAATGCGCAGAGGACCATGGGTATTTTCTGGCTCAACGCAGCTGAGACCTGGGTGGACATCAGCGCCAACACTGCCGGAAAG ACTCTGTCTGGGAAGGTCCTGGACCACGCCCAAGTTCCCAGCGATGCCCCACAGACAGACGTGCGCTGGTTCTCCGAAAGTGGCATCATCGACGTGTTCATCATGCTGGGACCCAAACCGTCTGACGTTTTCACCCAGTATGCCTCTCTAACAG GCACGCAGTCCTTCCCTCCGCTGTCCACCCTGGGCTACCACCAGTGCCGCTGGAACTACAACGACCAGGAGGACGTGCGGGCGGTGGACGCCGGCTTCGACGAGCACGACATCCCCTACGACTTCATCTGGCTGGACATCGAGCACACGGACGGCAAGCGCTACTTCACTTGGGACGCCGCCAACTTTCCCCAGCCCCGCGACATGCTGCGGGGCCTCCAGGACAAGAGGCGCAAG ATGGTTGCTATAGTCGACCCCCACATCAAGGTTGACAGCGGCTACAGGATCCACAACGAGATCCGCTCCAGGAACCTTTACGTGAAGGATAAAGACGGGGGAAATTACGAGGGCTGGTGCTGGCCAG GTACGGCCGGGTACCCGGACTTCACCGACCCGGAGATGAGGGCCTGGTGGGCCAGCATGTTTGCCTACGACAAGTACGAG GGGTCCATGGAAAATCTCTACACTTGGAACGACATGAACGAGCCGTCTGTGTTCAACGGGCCGGAAGTCACCATGCACAAGGACGCCATCCATGGTACCTGGGAGCACCGCGATGTGCACAACCTCTACGGCTTGTATGTG CAAATGGCGACAGCAGAGGGCCTGATCCAGCGCTCGGGGGGTGTGGAGCGGCCCTTCGTTCTGACCCGGGCCTTTTTCGCCGGATCGCAGCGCTACG GTGCGGTGTGGACGGGCGACAATGCGGCCGAGTGGGGCCACCTGAAGATCTCCATCCCCATGTGCCTCAGCCTGGGCCTGGTGGGCATCTCCTTCTGCGGGG CTGACGTGGGCGGCTTCTTCAAGAACCCCGGGCCGGAGCTGCTGGTGCGCTGGTACCAGACGGGGGCGTACCAGCCCTTTTTCCGGGCACACGCCCACCTGGACACGCCGCGCAGGGAGCCCTGGCTCTTTGGGCCTCAGAACACGGCGCTGATCCGCGATGCGGTCCGTCAGCGATACGCCCTGCTGCCTTACTGGTACCAGCTGTTCTACCATGCCCACCGCACCGGGGAGCCTGTCATGAG ACCCCTGTGGGTAGAGTACCCGCAAGACGTCGCAACCTTCACCATCGACGACCAGTTCTTGTTGG GGAGGCATCTGTTGGTGCACCCCGTCACCGAGcaggggtcacagggggtctcgGTCTACCTGCCTGGGGTTGGTGAG GTCTGGTACGATGCCCACACGTTCCGAAGACATGACGGGGACCAGAACCTCTTCGTCCCTGTCACCTTGAGCTCA ATCCCAGTGTTCCAGAGAGGCGGTTCCATCATCCCTAGAAAGGTCCGGATTCGGAGGTCCTCCACTTGCATGGAGAATGACCCTTACACACTCTATGTGGCCCTGAGTCCCCAG GGCACGGCCGACGGCGAGATATACATTGACGATGGCCACACCTTCAACTACGATCGGCAAAAGCAGTTCATCCATCGCCGACTGACTTTCGCCAACAGCAGCCTCTCTTCCAG CAACCTGTCCACTGACTCCCAGTTCACCACGGCGTCCTGGATTGAGAGGGTGCTGATTCTGGGCGGACAGGAGCCCAGTGCAGTGACCCTGAGAACAGCAg ATGGCAGCAGGTCTCTGGAGTTTGAGTTTGATGCTGCCACGTCGGTTTTGACCATTCACAAGCCGGGAGTGAATGCTGGGTCTGACTGGACTGTGCTGCTGCAATGA
- the LOC111860858 gene encoding neutral alpha-glucosidase AB-like isoform X2, whose protein sequence is MATFILSRLEMVWFLVAGVLLVLNGVRAVDRSNFKTCDQSSFCKRMRTMGLDQSPYRAILETLELSDSRLTLQLINDNNKVRLLLELYRLQGNMTRLKINELKPLRSRFEVPDVLVGEPPTKPLSMVSRDEAGVVLSLGTDAHQLVLNARPFRLDIVEGARVLLSVNGRGLLAFEHLRPRKDTNTQKDSEGEETTEGAQEQGEEREEEEPGMWEETFKSHVDSKPNGPSSISLDFSLPGVEHVYGIPEHAENLRLKTTDKGDPYRLYNLDVFQYELYNPMALYGAVPVLLSHNAQRTMGIFWLNAAETWVDISANTAGKTLSGKVLDHAQVPSDAPQTDVRWFSESGIIDVFIMLGPKPSDVFTQYASLTGTQSFPPLSTLGYHQCRWNYNDQEDVRAVDAGFDEHDIPYDFIWLDIEHTDGKRYFTWDAANFPQPRDMLRGLQDKRRKMVAIVDPHIKVDSGYRIHNEIRSRNLYVKDKDGGNYEGWCWPGTAGYPDFTDPEMRAWWASMFAYDKYEGSMENLYTWNDMNEPSVFNGPEVTMHKDAIHGTWEHRDVHNLYGLYVQMATAEGLIQRSGGVERPFVLTRAFFAGSQRYGAVWTGDNAAEWGHLKISIPMCLSLGLVGISFCGADVGGFFKNPGPELLVRWYQTGAYQPFFRAHAHLDTPRREPWLFGPQNTALIRDAVRQRYALLPYWYQLFYHAHRTGEPVMRPLWVEYPQDVATFTIDDQFLLGRHLLVHPVTEQGSQGVSVYLPGVGEVWYDAHTFRRHDGDQNLFVPVTLSSIPVFQRGGSIIPRKVRIRRSSTCMENDPYTLYVALSPQGTADGEIYIDDGHTFNYDRQKQFIHRRLTFANSSLSSSNLSTDSQFTTASWIERVLILGGQEPSAVTLRTADGSRSLEFEFDAATSVLTIHKPGVNAGSDWTVLLQ, encoded by the exons ATGGCGACGTTTATTCTAAG CCGACTGGAGATGGTCTGGTTTCTCGTGGCCGGGGTCCTCCTGGTGCTCAACGGCGTCCGAGCCGTGGACCGCAGCAACTTCAAAACGTGCGATCAGAGTTCCTTTTGCAA GCGTATGAGGACAATGGGGCTGGACCAGTCCCCGTACAGGGCCATTCTGGAAACGCTGGAGCTCAGTGACTCCCGACTCACTCTGCAGCTTATCAATGACAACaacaag GTGAGGCTGCTTCTGGAGCTGTACCGGCTGCAGGGCAACATGACCCGGCTGAAGATCAACGAGCTGAAGCCCCTCAGGTCTCGCTTCGAAGTGCCCGACGTCCTCGTTGGCGAGCCGCCCACCAAGCC GCTGTCGATGGTGTCGCGGGACGAGGCCGGCGTGGTGCTCTCTCTGGGCACGGACGCCCACCAGCTGGTGCTCAACGCCCGGCCCTTCCGCCTGGACATTGTGGAGGGTGCGCGGGTGCTGCTGTCGGTGAATGGGCGCGGCCTGCTGGCGTTCGAGCACCTGCGGCCGCGCAAGGACAC TAACACTCAGAAGGACTCTGAGGGAGAGGAGACCACAGAAGGAGCCCAGGAGCAAGGAGAGGAACGG gaggaggaggagccaggAATGTGGGAGGAGACGTTCAAGTCTCACGTGGACAGCAAACCCAACG GACCGTCCTCCATCAGTCTGGACTTCTCCCTGCCTGGAGTGGAGCATGTCTATGGAATTccagaacatgcagaaaacCTCCGGCTGAAAACCACAGA TAAAGGAGACCCGTACCGACTGTACAACCTGGACGTGTTTCAGTACGAGCTGTACAACCCCATGGCGCTGTACGGGGCCGTGCCCGTGCTCCTGTCCCACAATGCGCAGAGGACCATGGGTATTTTCTGGCTCAACGCAGCTGAGACCTGGGTGGACATCAGCGCCAACACTGCCGGAAAG ACTCTGTCTGGGAAGGTCCTGGACCACGCCCAAGTTCCCAGCGATGCCCCACAGACAGACGTGCGCTGGTTCTCCGAAAGTGGCATCATCGACGTGTTCATCATGCTGGGACCCAAACCGTCTGACGTTTTCACCCAGTATGCCTCTCTAACAG GCACGCAGTCCTTCCCTCCGCTGTCCACCCTGGGCTACCACCAGTGCCGCTGGAACTACAACGACCAGGAGGACGTGCGGGCGGTGGACGCCGGCTTCGACGAGCACGACATCCCCTACGACTTCATCTGGCTGGACATCGAGCACACGGACGGCAAGCGCTACTTCACTTGGGACGCCGCCAACTTTCCCCAGCCCCGCGACATGCTGCGGGGCCTCCAGGACAAGAGGCGCAAG ATGGTTGCTATAGTCGACCCCCACATCAAGGTTGACAGCGGCTACAGGATCCACAACGAGATCCGCTCCAGGAACCTTTACGTGAAGGATAAAGACGGGGGAAATTACGAGGGCTGGTGCTGGCCAG GTACGGCCGGGTACCCGGACTTCACCGACCCGGAGATGAGGGCCTGGTGGGCCAGCATGTTTGCCTACGACAAGTACGAG GGGTCCATGGAAAATCTCTACACTTGGAACGACATGAACGAGCCGTCTGTGTTCAACGGGCCGGAAGTCACCATGCACAAGGACGCCATCCATGGTACCTGGGAGCACCGCGATGTGCACAACCTCTACGGCTTGTATGTG CAAATGGCGACAGCAGAGGGCCTGATCCAGCGCTCGGGGGGTGTGGAGCGGCCCTTCGTTCTGACCCGGGCCTTTTTCGCCGGATCGCAGCGCTACG GTGCGGTGTGGACGGGCGACAATGCGGCCGAGTGGGGCCACCTGAAGATCTCCATCCCCATGTGCCTCAGCCTGGGCCTGGTGGGCATCTCCTTCTGCGGGG CTGACGTGGGCGGCTTCTTCAAGAACCCCGGGCCGGAGCTGCTGGTGCGCTGGTACCAGACGGGGGCGTACCAGCCCTTTTTCCGGGCACACGCCCACCTGGACACGCCGCGCAGGGAGCCCTGGCTCTTTGGGCCTCAGAACACGGCGCTGATCCGCGATGCGGTCCGTCAGCGATACGCCCTGCTGCCTTACTGGTACCAGCTGTTCTACCATGCCCACCGCACCGGGGAGCCTGTCATGAG ACCCCTGTGGGTAGAGTACCCGCAAGACGTCGCAACCTTCACCATCGACGACCAGTTCTTGTTGG GGAGGCATCTGTTGGTGCACCCCGTCACCGAGcaggggtcacagggggtctcgGTCTACCTGCCTGGGGTTGGTGAG GTCTGGTACGATGCCCACACGTTCCGAAGACATGACGGGGACCAGAACCTCTTCGTCCCTGTCACCTTGAGCTCA ATCCCAGTGTTCCAGAGAGGCGGTTCCATCATCCCTAGAAAGGTCCGGATTCGGAGGTCCTCCACTTGCATGGAGAATGACCCTTACACACTCTATGTGGCCCTGAGTCCCCAG GGCACGGCCGACGGCGAGATATACATTGACGATGGCCACACCTTCAACTACGATCGGCAAAAGCAGTTCATCCATCGCCGACTGACTTTCGCCAACAGCAGCCTCTCTTCCAG CAACCTGTCCACTGACTCCCAGTTCACCACGGCGTCCTGGATTGAGAGGGTGCTGATTCTGGGCGGACAGGAGCCCAGTGCAGTGACCCTGAGAACAGCAg ATGGCAGCAGGTCTCTGGAGTTTGAGTTTGATGCTGCCACGTCGGTTTTGACCATTCACAAGCCGGGAGTGAATGCTGGGTCTGACTGGACTGTGCTGCTGCAATGA